Proteins from a genomic interval of Bradyrhizobium sp. CCGB01:
- a CDS encoding helix-turn-helix domain-containing protein → MPFFRLNDDHFLPDDLGDFDPEIVPRTLAAFGGRMVTKGMELAMHAHRKDELVLTLRGIVRLEAGHGVWIVPPRCAVWIPGNVPHSVSVIGDVEMHCLFIEPEAVPALPRQCCALSISPLLASLLVHATHMPVMYDVDGADGRIATVLLDQLAVAPTEELRFPMPVDMRLRRIASALMEHPSDRATIDDWGRRIAIAPRTLTRILQRETGMSFGRWRQQLHILIALQRLDQGASVQAVALDLGYEGASAFVTMFRKALGKPPARYLAERRAH, encoded by the coding sequence ATGCCCTTCTTCCGGCTCAACGACGACCATTTTCTCCCCGACGACCTCGGGGATTTCGACCCTGAAATCGTGCCGCGCACCCTTGCCGCCTTCGGTGGCCGCATGGTCACCAAGGGCATGGAGCTGGCGATGCACGCGCATCGCAAGGACGAGCTGGTCCTGACCTTGCGCGGCATCGTCAGGCTGGAGGCCGGGCACGGCGTCTGGATCGTGCCGCCGCGCTGTGCGGTGTGGATCCCCGGAAATGTCCCGCACAGCGTGAGCGTTATCGGCGATGTCGAGATGCATTGCCTGTTCATCGAGCCGGAGGCTGTGCCGGCGTTGCCGCGACAATGCTGCGCGCTGTCGATCTCGCCTCTGCTGGCGAGCCTGCTGGTCCATGCCACCCACATGCCCGTGATGTACGACGTCGACGGCGCCGACGGACGGATCGCCACGGTGCTGCTCGACCAGCTCGCGGTCGCGCCGACCGAGGAGCTGCGCTTCCCGATGCCTGTCGACATGAGGCTGCGCCGCATCGCGAGCGCGTTGATGGAGCATCCGTCCGATCGCGCCACGATCGACGATTGGGGCCGGCGCATCGCGATTGCTCCCAGAACCCTCACCCGCATCCTGCAACGCGAGACAGGCATGAGCTTTGGCCGCTGGCGCCAGCAGCTCCACATCCTGATCGCGCTTCAACGCCTCGACCAGGGTGCCTCGGTGCAAGCAGTGGCGCTCGATCTCGGCTATGAGGGCGCGAGCGCCTTCGTCACCATGTTCCGCAAGGCGCTCGGCAAGCCGCCCGCGCGATATCTGGCCGAGCGCCGCGCACACTGA
- a CDS encoding LysR family transcriptional regulator: MQYFLCLAEEKNVTRAARQLNIVQPALSMQIAKLEAELGQKLFDRSVQGMTLTSAGEALVRLTAPIVRDAEYARQEMAQLGGRISGRVSVGLITSVAQSTMASSSAAVASRYPEITLSACEGYTETLVDWVNTGQLDFALINVPRRKTPLAAHHIMDEEMVFACRKDSPLRPPAKLRFDHIANFDLVLPSKRHGLRLILDEHAAAIGIDLRPRLELDTLPALCDVIATTDFATVLPTIALRQSLAGGTIRAHRFDAQRIVRSIAWVHHPRRAVSVAAKAVLDVISHDLAQAAAAAREFVEPSSSGKGASSRKEQRKPRKRAG; this comes from the coding sequence ATGCAATATTTCCTGTGCCTGGCCGAGGAGAAAAACGTCACCCGTGCCGCGCGCCAGCTCAACATCGTTCAGCCCGCACTGAGCATGCAGATCGCCAAGCTCGAAGCCGAGCTCGGCCAGAAGCTGTTCGATCGCAGCGTGCAGGGCATGACGCTGACCAGCGCCGGCGAAGCTTTGGTGCGTCTGACGGCGCCGATCGTGCGCGACGCCGAATATGCGCGGCAGGAGATGGCGCAGCTCGGCGGGCGCATCTCGGGGCGCGTCTCGGTCGGCCTCATCACCTCGGTGGCACAGAGCACGATGGCGAGTTCGTCCGCGGCCGTCGCCAGCCGCTATCCCGAGATCACGCTGTCGGCCTGCGAGGGCTACACCGAGACGCTGGTCGACTGGGTCAACACCGGCCAGCTCGATTTCGCGCTGATCAACGTGCCACGCCGGAAGACGCCGCTGGCCGCGCATCACATCATGGACGAGGAGATGGTGTTCGCCTGCCGCAAGGACAGCCCGCTCAGGCCGCCGGCAAAACTGCGCTTCGACCACATCGCGAATTTCGACCTGGTGCTGCCCTCCAAGCGCCATGGCCTGCGGCTGATCCTGGACGAGCACGCCGCGGCAATCGGCATCGACCTGCGGCCGCGGCTCGAGCTCGACACCCTGCCCGCGCTCTGCGACGTCATCGCGACCACCGATTTCGCGACGGTGCTGCCGACCATCGCGCTCCGGCAATCGCTGGCAGGCGGGACCATCCGGGCGCATCGCTTCGACGCGCAGCGGATCGTACGCTCGATCGCCTGGGTGCATCATCCGCGGCGCGCGGTGTCGGTCGCGGCCAAGGCCGTGCTGGACGTCATCAGCCACGATCTGGCGCAGGCCGCCGCCGCGGCGAGAGAGTTCGTGGAGCCCTCCTCCAGCGGCAAAGGCGCTTCGTCCCGCAAGGAGCAGCGCAAGCCAAGGAAGCGCGCCGGTTAG
- the hydA gene encoding dihydropyrimidinase, whose protein sequence is MTQLDLAIRGGTIVTASDEFRADIGIRGGRIVSIADRIEGAAGEIDATGLLALPGGIDSHVHISQAQGPDVVMADDFASATRAAAAGGNTMVLPFALQEKGTSLRTCVENYRKLAEGECYIDTAFHLIISDPTAVVLGQELPALVKDGYTSFKVFMTYDDLVLSDKQLLEVFEVARREEALVMVHCEGYDAIRFLTTRLERDGHIAPYYHGTSRPQAVEREATHRAISHAEVIGVPIMIVHVSGREAMEQVRWAQQRGLPVHAETCPQYITLTADDMKGLNMDITGAKYVCSPPPRDAESQQAIWEGITSGVFQTFSSDHCPFRYDDPKGKLTPNARTSFRWVPNGIPGVETRLPILFSEGVSKGRISLQKFVELTATNHARIYGLYPRKGSIGVGFDADIVLWDPKLKKTIRQADLHHGADYTPWEGFDVTGWPVTTIARGRVVYEQGKIVGDKGAGEVLSRGKSSLV, encoded by the coding sequence GTGACGCAACTCGATCTCGCCATCCGCGGCGGCACCATCGTGACGGCCAGCGACGAGTTTCGCGCCGATATCGGCATTCGCGGCGGCCGCATCGTCAGCATCGCCGATAGAATCGAGGGCGCGGCCGGCGAGATCGACGCGACGGGTCTGTTGGCGCTGCCGGGCGGGATCGACAGCCATGTCCATATCTCCCAGGCTCAAGGTCCTGACGTGGTGATGGCCGACGATTTTGCCTCGGCAACGCGCGCGGCGGCGGCCGGCGGCAACACCATGGTGCTGCCCTTCGCGCTCCAGGAGAAGGGCACGTCGCTGCGAACCTGCGTCGAGAACTACCGCAAGCTCGCCGAGGGCGAGTGCTACATCGACACCGCCTTTCATCTCATCATCTCGGACCCGACCGCCGTGGTGCTCGGGCAGGAGCTGCCGGCCCTCGTCAAGGACGGCTACACCTCGTTCAAGGTGTTCATGACCTATGACGACCTCGTGCTCAGCGACAAGCAGCTGCTCGAGGTGTTCGAGGTCGCGCGCCGCGAGGAGGCGCTGGTGATGGTCCATTGCGAGGGCTACGACGCCATCCGTTTCCTCACCACCAGGCTGGAGCGCGACGGCCACATCGCGCCTTATTATCATGGCACCTCGCGGCCCCAGGCCGTCGAGCGCGAGGCGACGCACCGCGCCATCAGCCATGCCGAGGTGATCGGCGTTCCCATCATGATCGTGCATGTCTCGGGGCGCGAGGCGATGGAGCAGGTGCGCTGGGCCCAGCAGCGGGGATTGCCCGTACACGCCGAGACCTGTCCGCAATACATCACCCTGACGGCCGACGACATGAAGGGCCTGAACATGGATATTACCGGCGCCAAATATGTCTGCTCGCCGCCGCCGCGCGATGCCGAGAGCCAGCAGGCGATCTGGGAGGGCATCACGTCAGGCGTGTTCCAGACCTTCTCGTCCGACCACTGCCCGTTCCGCTATGACGATCCCAAGGGCAAGCTGACGCCGAATGCACGCACCTCGTTCCGCTGGGTGCCGAACGGCATTCCCGGCGTCGAGACCCGGCTGCCGATCCTGTTCTCGGAGGGCGTCTCGAAAGGACGCATCAGCTTGCAGAAATTCGTCGAGCTGACGGCGACCAACCATGCGCGGATCTATGGCCTCTATCCGCGCAAAGGCTCGATCGGCGTCGGCTTCGATGCCGACATCGTGCTGTGGGACCCGAAGCTGAAGAAGACGATCCGACAGGCCGATCTGCACCACGGCGCGGACTACACGCCGTGGGAGGGGTTTGACGTCACCGGCTGGCCCGTCACCACCATCGCGCGGGGCCGCGTGGTGTACGAGCAGGGCAAGATCGTCGGCGACAAGGGTGCGGGCGAAGTGCTCAGCCGCGGCAAGTCGAGCCTGGTGTGA
- a CDS encoding siderophore-interacting protein: protein MNEPGQAPQISEPSQAPQGRVTRMLLRWLMRPARAAAIETLSPCFRLIELEGDALKDVAWSAGQKVQVAMGSGLSARTYTPMSWNAGSGRTRLLAFAHGDGPGSRWASGLREGDTCQLFGPRRSLDLADLEAPVILFGDETSFGLAAALRDNLQAGGALHIFETTDVVESRQVLDAVNLREARLVARSAGDDHLTTVEAELLRLAANGAQFVLTGKASSIQRVSRALKAAGVASARIKAKAYWSPGKTGLD, encoded by the coding sequence TTGAACGAGCCCGGCCAAGCGCCGCAAATCTCCGAACCATCGCAGGCACCGCAAGGACGGGTCACGCGAATGCTGCTGCGGTGGCTGATGCGCCCTGCGCGCGCCGCCGCCATCGAGACACTCTCGCCGTGCTTTCGGCTCATCGAGCTCGAAGGCGACGCACTCAAGGACGTTGCCTGGAGCGCCGGCCAGAAGGTCCAGGTCGCGATGGGCTCAGGCCTCAGCGCGCGCACCTATACGCCGATGTCGTGGAACGCAGGCAGCGGCAGGACGCGACTGCTCGCCTTCGCGCATGGCGATGGCCCCGGCAGTCGCTGGGCCAGCGGTTTACGCGAAGGCGATACCTGCCAGTTATTCGGTCCGCGCCGTTCGCTCGATCTTGCCGATCTGGAAGCGCCTGTCATCCTGTTCGGCGATGAGACCTCGTTTGGCCTCGCGGCGGCGTTGCGCGACAATTTGCAAGCCGGCGGTGCGCTCCACATCTTTGAGACCACTGATGTCGTGGAGTCGCGACAAGTGCTGGATGCCGTCAACCTCCGCGAGGCGAGATTGGTCGCTCGCAGCGCTGGCGATGATCATCTCACGACCGTTGAAGCGGAATTGCTGCGCCTCGCTGCAAACGGAGCGCAGTTCGTCCTGACCGGCAAGGCGTCCTCGATCCAGCGAGTCAGCCGCGCGCTGAAGGCCGCGGGCGTTGCATCAGCGCGGATCAAGGCCAAAGCCTATTGGTCACCAGGCAAGACCGGGCTCGATTAA
- a CDS encoding helix-turn-helix transcriptional regulator, with protein sequence MSTALRIAHGAFGRVALLDMDRSLVRHAHHHCHVLLKVEGADTQFMVGDQVTPLTDTAAVLVDGWKPHAYVHDANRPRTLIMALYIEPEWLKEFRPGWAASGAPGFFERPSGEVSPRIRQLTLHLAAEMMANPDAVRTHEQTLSDLMIAVIERFTPWRSFPTSIRGMSAVSCDWRIRRAMDAMRVNDSYANVDQFVKGAGLSRAQFFRLFETSLGVSPKIYLNVVRMERALDAVMREDTPLGELSERFGFPEPAHFTRFFRDHAGVSPREFRNVSRLAG encoded by the coding sequence ATGTCGACGGCCCTGCGCATCGCTCATGGCGCTTTCGGCAGGGTCGCTCTGCTCGACATGGACCGTTCGCTGGTCCGCCACGCCCATCATCACTGCCACGTCCTGCTCAAGGTCGAGGGCGCCGATACGCAGTTCATGGTCGGGGACCAGGTCACGCCGCTGACGGATACCGCCGCCGTTCTCGTCGACGGCTGGAAGCCGCATGCCTATGTGCACGACGCCAATCGTCCGCGCACGCTCATCATGGCGCTCTACATCGAGCCGGAATGGCTGAAGGAGTTCCGTCCCGGCTGGGCCGCGAGCGGCGCGCCGGGCTTTTTCGAGCGGCCGTCGGGAGAGGTGTCGCCGCGCATTCGTCAGCTCACGCTGCATCTGGCGGCTGAAATGATGGCGAATCCGGATGCGGTGCGCACGCACGAGCAGACGCTGTCCGACCTGATGATCGCGGTGATCGAGCGCTTCACGCCCTGGCGCAGTTTCCCCACCTCGATCCGCGGCATGAGCGCGGTGAGCTGCGACTGGCGCATCCGCCGCGCCATGGACGCGATGCGGGTGAACGATTCCTATGCCAATGTCGATCAGTTCGTGAAGGGCGCAGGGCTCTCGCGCGCGCAGTTCTTCCGCCTGTTCGAGACCTCGCTCGGCGTCTCGCCAAAGATCTATCTCAACGTCGTTCGCATGGAGCGTGCGCTCGATGCCGTGATGCGCGAGGATACGCCGCTCGGCGAGCTCAGCGAGCGGTTTGGGTTTCCGGAGCCGGCGCATTTCACGCGCTTCTTCCGCGATCATGCCGGCGTCAGCCCGCGCGAGTTTCGCAACGTCTCGCGTCTTGCAGGTTGA
- a CDS encoding UbiX family flavin prenyltransferase has translation MQDASPKRMIIGISGASGVTYGVRLLQLLRNAGVETHLVMSKTAELTFAYETDLKIAEVRELANVFHANDDMASAISSGSFRTAGMIVAPCSMRSMSEIASGVTTTLLTRAADVVLKERRRLVLMVRETPLHTGHLRTMTALSEMGAIIAPPVPAFYAKPENLEDMVEHTVGRVLDLYDIDIGVVRRWGEDEALKRRSPSLRKIAP, from the coding sequence ATGCAGGACGCCAGCCCCAAGCGGATGATCATCGGCATTTCCGGCGCCTCGGGCGTCACCTATGGCGTGCGCCTGCTGCAGCTTCTGCGCAATGCCGGCGTCGAGACCCATCTGGTGATGTCGAAGACCGCCGAGCTGACTTTCGCCTACGAGACCGACCTGAAGATCGCGGAGGTGAGGGAGCTCGCCAATGTCTTCCACGCGAACGACGACATGGCCTCCGCAATATCGAGCGGCTCGTTCCGCACGGCCGGGATGATCGTGGCGCCGTGCTCGATGCGCTCGATGTCCGAGATCGCCTCCGGCGTCACCACGACGCTGCTCACGCGCGCCGCCGACGTCGTGCTGAAGGAGCGCCGTCGCCTGGTGCTGATGGTCCGCGAGACGCCGCTGCATACCGGTCACCTCAGGACGATGACCGCCCTGTCGGAGATGGGCGCGATCATCGCGCCGCCCGTGCCGGCGTTCTACGCAAAACCCGAGAATCTCGAAGATATGGTCGAGCACACCGTCGGCCGTGTGCTCGACCTCTACGACATCGATATCGGCGTGGTGCGCCGCTGGGGCGAGGACGAGGCGCTCAAGCGCCGCTCGCCGTCGCTGCGCAAGATTGCGCCCTGA
- a CDS encoding tripartite tricarboxylate transporter substrate binding protein → MTRFGRSKITDAAQQQSEGFRPDRRSLLALGAGAALAATGLRPAHAQDYPARPVQVLVPFAGGSASDVITRILLNRMSTSLGQAFVVDNRPGAGGNIGTAAAAHAAPDGYTLLMSTSGPLAANKSLYKELPYDPLKDLAPIGLFATMPNVVVINSKLPPKSLAELIEYAKAHPRELNYGTVGVGSSQHLSAAYFEQLTGTELTHVPYRNIAAYTPDFIASQVPLGFQLLPNVLGLIKSGDARPLAVASDKRMTALPDVPTASEAGLKNYESAAWLALLAPANTDKAVVDKLYKAMVEAVNDPKVRALFVEQGAEPLVMDPQGLTNFMTSETTKWAGIIKKIGIEPM, encoded by the coding sequence ATGACACGGTTCGGTCGCAGCAAGATCACAGACGCCGCTCAGCAGCAGAGCGAGGGATTTCGTCCTGACCGGAGGTCGCTGCTCGCGCTTGGCGCAGGCGCGGCTCTCGCCGCCACCGGGCTGCGTCCCGCACACGCGCAAGACTATCCCGCCCGGCCAGTCCAGGTGCTCGTGCCCTTTGCCGGCGGCAGCGCCAGCGACGTCATCACGCGGATCCTGCTCAATCGCATGTCCACGTCGCTCGGACAGGCTTTCGTGGTCGACAACCGCCCCGGCGCCGGCGGCAATATCGGTACCGCGGCCGCGGCGCATGCGGCCCCGGACGGCTACACATTGCTGATGAGCACTTCCGGCCCGCTGGCTGCGAACAAGTCGCTCTACAAGGAGCTGCCCTACGATCCGCTGAAGGATCTCGCCCCGATCGGCCTGTTCGCGACGATGCCGAATGTCGTCGTGATCAATTCGAAGCTGCCGCCGAAATCGCTGGCCGAGCTGATCGAGTACGCCAAGGCGCATCCGCGGGAGCTGAACTACGGCACCGTCGGCGTCGGCTCGTCGCAGCATTTGTCGGCGGCCTATTTCGAGCAGCTCACGGGCACCGAGCTCACGCACGTTCCCTACCGCAACATCGCCGCCTACACGCCGGACTTCATCGCGAGCCAGGTCCCGCTCGGCTTCCAGCTGTTGCCGAACGTCCTCGGCCTGATCAAGAGCGGCGATGCGCGCCCGCTCGCGGTCGCCAGCGACAAGCGCATGACGGCGCTGCCTGACGTGCCGACCGCGTCCGAGGCCGGGCTGAAGAATTACGAGAGCGCGGCCTGGCTTGCGCTGCTTGCGCCGGCGAATACCGACAAGGCCGTCGTCGACAAGCTCTATAAGGCGATGGTCGAAGCCGTGAACGATCCGAAAGTGCGCGCCCTCTTCGTCGAGCAGGGCGCCGAGCCCTTGGTGATGGACCCGCAAGGCCTGACGAACTTCATGACGTCAGAAACCACGAAGTGGGCCGGCATCATCAAGAAGATCGGCATCGAGCCGATGTGA
- a CDS encoding aspartate/glutamate racemase family protein, which produces MSIQRKRLGMITPSSNSVLEPVTNSMLHGVAGVTAHFSRFRVTEISLDAAALNQFDASVMLLAADLLADARVDAIAWNGTSASWLGVGRDKSLCEAITARTGVPATTSTLACIDAVRAIGARRVGLVSPYTDDVQRRIGDVWAEEGIVPHAERHLGLRDNFSFGEVTPAAIEDMIRAVAAEGADAVVVLCTNLDGAALASSLEQELNVTVLDSVAVTLWRTLELAGGDIGALAGWGRIFQTSAIIK; this is translated from the coding sequence ATGTCAATTCAGCGCAAGCGGCTCGGCATGATCACGCCGTCGTCCAACTCGGTGCTGGAGCCCGTCACAAATTCCATGCTGCATGGCGTGGCCGGCGTCACCGCGCATTTCTCGCGCTTCCGTGTCACCGAGATTTCGCTCGATGCCGCGGCGCTGAACCAGTTCGATGCCTCGGTGATGCTGCTGGCAGCGGACCTGCTGGCGGACGCCAGGGTCGACGCCATCGCCTGGAACGGCACGTCGGCGAGCTGGCTCGGCGTCGGCCGTGACAAGAGCCTTTGCGAAGCGATCACGGCGCGGACCGGTGTCCCGGCCACGACTTCCACACTCGCCTGCATCGATGCCGTCCGCGCGATCGGCGCCAGACGTGTCGGCCTGGTCTCACCCTATACGGATGACGTGCAACGGCGTATCGGCGATGTCTGGGCCGAGGAGGGGATCGTCCCGCATGCCGAGCGGCATCTCGGCCTGCGCGACAACTTTTCCTTCGGCGAGGTCACGCCTGCAGCGATCGAGGATATGATCCGCGCCGTCGCGGCGGAGGGCGCGGATGCCGTGGTCGTCCTCTGCACCAATCTCGACGGCGCCGCACTCGCATCCTCGCTCGAGCAGGAATTGAACGTCACCGTACTGGATTCGGTTGCGGTCACGCTGTGGCGGACGTTGGAGCTTGCCGGTGGCGACATCGGGGCCCTTGCCGGGTGGGGCCGGATCTTCCAGACATCTGCGATCATCAAGTGA
- a CDS encoding O-methyltransferase — MDSLSTGLVADVLDRLHQEAEIADAPLMQALVDEAGSREELISQAIAAESRNLNAVYQNYANNFLSVSPRFGRFLYMCARACKANRIVEFGSSMGISAIYMAAALRDTGGGRLIGTDLEPGKIERASANVAAAGLSDFVEFRLGDARETLASGLGEIDMVMLDGAFTLYLPILQLLEPQLKPGALIVGENAFEEASGYLDYVRDPGNGYLSLSLPFDPGRGNELTIKTR, encoded by the coding sequence ATGGATTCACTCAGCACGGGCCTGGTCGCCGACGTCCTCGATCGCCTTCACCAGGAGGCGGAGATCGCCGATGCGCCGCTGATGCAGGCGCTGGTCGATGAAGCCGGCAGCCGTGAGGAGTTGATCAGCCAGGCCATTGCGGCCGAGAGCCGCAATCTCAACGCCGTCTACCAGAACTATGCCAACAATTTCCTGAGCGTCTCGCCGCGGTTCGGACGCTTTCTTTATATGTGCGCCCGCGCCTGCAAGGCGAACCGTATCGTCGAATTCGGCTCCTCGATGGGAATTTCGGCGATCTATATGGCGGCCGCGCTGCGCGACACGGGCGGCGGCCGCCTGATCGGGACCGATCTCGAGCCCGGCAAGATCGAGCGCGCCAGCGCCAATGTCGCCGCCGCCGGGCTCTCCGACTTCGTTGAATTCCGGCTCGGCGATGCCCGCGAAACGCTGGCGTCCGGCCTTGGCGAGATCGACATGGTGATGCTCGACGGCGCCTTCACGCTCTATCTTCCCATTCTCCAATTGCTGGAGCCGCAATTGAAGCCCGGCGCGCTGATCGTCGGCGAGAACGCGTTCGAGGAAGCCTCCGGCTATCTCGACTACGTCAGAGATCCCGGGAACGGCTATCTCTCGCTGTCGCTACCGTTCGACCCCGGCCGCGGCAACGAACTCACGATCAAGACCAGATGA
- a CDS encoding UbiD family decarboxylase, whose amino-acid sequence MQMETPAKAGAKAPLDLRAWLAYLAERGKLAIAREGIGLADELAAIAKRLERDSAVLFPRPDGHEIPVVANLFAGRDWVADSIGVSEDQLLPRFLAAASNPLPTHEVVSGPVQEVVHEDVDLLRQLPVPKHNERDSGPYITAGLLIARNPKTGVQNVSIHRCQISSKNRIGVLLLPRHTFSYYRLAEELGQALEIAIVIGAHPALMLASQAIAALDEDEMAIAGALLGAPVDVVKCRTNSVRVPAHAEIVIEGRILQGVREPEGPFGEFPQYYGPRANREVIEVDAITHRRAPIFHTIVGGGFEHLILGGVPREATLLQHLRRSFPNVLDVRLTRGGTCRYHLAIKMDKTNDGEPKNVMMCAFGAHYDIKQVIVVDKDVDISSSEEIEWAVATRFQADRDLMVVAGALGSKLDPTTDNGISAKMGLDATAPVSAPELAFKRIRVKGEEDVNLAAALQADPSAAVARLLAEART is encoded by the coding sequence ATGCAAATGGAAACTCCGGCCAAGGCGGGCGCGAAGGCGCCGTTAGATCTGCGCGCCTGGCTCGCCTACCTCGCCGAGCGCGGCAAGCTCGCTATCGCCCGTGAGGGCATTGGTTTGGCCGATGAACTCGCCGCAATCGCCAAGCGGCTGGAGCGCGACAGCGCGGTGCTGTTTCCGCGCCCCGACGGGCACGAGATTCCCGTCGTCGCCAATCTGTTTGCCGGCCGCGACTGGGTGGCCGATTCCATCGGCGTGAGCGAGGACCAGCTGCTGCCGCGGTTCCTGGCTGCCGCAAGCAACCCGCTGCCGACGCATGAGGTCGTGAGCGGGCCGGTGCAGGAGGTCGTGCATGAGGATGTCGATCTGCTCCGCCAACTCCCGGTGCCCAAGCACAATGAGCGGGACAGCGGTCCCTACATCACCGCCGGCCTGCTGATCGCGCGCAATCCGAAGACCGGCGTTCAGAACGTCTCGATCCACCGTTGCCAGATCTCCAGCAAGAACCGCATCGGCGTGCTGCTGCTGCCGCGTCACACGTTTTCTTACTATCGCCTCGCCGAAGAGCTGGGCCAGGCGCTGGAGATCGCAATCGTGATCGGCGCGCATCCGGCGCTGATGCTGGCATCCCAAGCCATCGCCGCGCTGGACGAGGACGAGATGGCGATCGCGGGCGCGCTGCTCGGCGCGCCGGTCGATGTCGTGAAGTGCCGCACCAATTCGGTACGCGTTCCCGCCCATGCGGAGATCGTCATCGAAGGACGCATTCTGCAAGGCGTGCGTGAGCCGGAAGGACCGTTCGGCGAATTCCCCCAATATTACGGCCCACGCGCCAATCGCGAGGTGATCGAGGTCGATGCGATCACGCATCGCAGGGCGCCGATCTTTCACACCATCGTCGGCGGCGGCTTCGAGCATCTCATCCTCGGCGGCGTGCCGCGCGAGGCAACGCTGCTCCAGCATCTGCGTCGCAGCTTCCCCAATGTGCTCGATGTTCGTCTCACGCGCGGCGGCACCTGCCGCTACCATCTCGCGATCAAGATGGACAAGACCAATGATGGCGAGCCGAAGAACGTCATGATGTGCGCATTCGGCGCGCACTACGACATCAAGCAGGTGATCGTGGTCGACAAGGACGTCGACATCTCCTCATCCGAGGAGATCGAATGGGCGGTGGCGACGCGATTCCAGGCCGACCGCGACCTCATGGTGGTCGCGGGCGCGCTCGGCTCAAAACTCGATCCGACCACCGACAACGGCATCAGTGCCAAAATGGGCCTGGATGCGACCGCGCCCGTCAGCGCACCCGAGCTCGCCTTCAAGCGCATTCGCGTCAAGGGCGAGGAGGACGTGAATCTCGCCGCCGCTTTGCAGGCCGATCCGAGCGCGGCGGTCGCGCGCCTTCTTGCGGAGGCGCGAACATGA